Within Ipomoea triloba cultivar NCNSP0323 chromosome 9, ASM357664v1, the genomic segment ACGGGTGTCGGAATTAGCGTGCAAATAATTTAAGTCAAGTTCACGGGTGTTGGAATTAGTGcgtaaagggtcacacttgtatagttgtatgagaccgtctcacagatctttattcgtgagacgggttgggttAGGTCGAAGCAACACGTAAATGTCttacttatatgtgtaaatgtcatgcttatatgttcaaatataatattaatcaagaatacagtttttgttacttataagagaaaaagtaattttttttttcatataataagtaatattgacaagtgccccttacttataagggaaaatataatacttttcagtaaaaatgtaatacttttaaatcgaaatgtaaaagtgttgtatttttcctaaaaagtattacatttacccttataagtaacaaacattttattcctgattagtattacatttgaacatataaatattacatttgcatcttgacctgacccgactcgtctcacggtgagacggtcttacacaagtttttaaCGTGTGTAAATAATTTAAGTCAAATCCAAATAGAATTTGTGTAtgactactttctcaacttgttgaagcacaaagagtcaatactgctCCAACTGAGAGGGAACCCATGACCTTCCATATGAGAGAACCACTTCATGCTACTAGAAAACAATGACATTCGCTGttaaaaaattcttttaattatataataataataataataataataataataataataatgctgaTGATGagggaaataatatttttggtcCTTCAGTTATACCCATGGTACATACTTAGTCCATGAGTTATATGGGTGACCATCTTTAACGCCTAAGTTATGCACGAACGAAGTGGCGATTTTAACCCCTTGGGGGACTATTTCCACCACAAATTTGTCACTTAATTAAGTGGTTGATTTGGTCCTTAATTCAAGGACTAAAATCGTCACTCCATGCATAAGTTAGGGATTAAATATGGTCACACATATAACTCGATCAGGGACTAATTCTATACCACGGATATAACTAAATGAACAAAAATGTAGACTttcccaataataataaatatttcacATTCAAAATCATAACAAACTCAATATTATTACATCTTGTTTATATAGTCATTTTATAACAtagaaacataaatatataaatatattagtttGTAATATACCATATTTGAATTAAgtataaatatgtaaaaataataataataaaacacgATTAGACTCGCAAGTTGCTCGAACAGAGTAATAAGAAGTTCGAATTTAACTCAACTCATTACTTAAACTATTCAAGTTCGAGCTCAGTTCGATAGTAACTGAATCAATTCGaatatttgtcaaattaaaatcaAGTAACTTGCCTCATTTGCCCCCTAGTCAGAATGCAAACATATCTTGTCAATTTGAGTCTCCAAATATTCCTCAAACTCTTCTTTCCAAATCATAACTCaagattcaataaaaataaaatctttctACCTATTCTAAATTAGTTATGTTCAAAATTTGCAAACACAATACTACACATAATATAGTActtcagtcgttataccgtggaccacggtccacgatgcAGTCCACGATGCATTGTGGATCGCGGTCACTGATACTACaggtcatctcaaaagatagtgccttacatttgtttttatattatcgaatgaaactatagttatatcgaaatgtaattatagctgtgttgaaatgtaactgcagtgtatataaactgatactgaataacagtttcacatttgtgttttatattatcgaatggaactgtagttatatcgaaatgtaactgtagttgtgttgaaatgtaactgcagtgtatatgaactgatactgaataacagcttcacatttgtgtttttatattatcgaatgaaactgtagttatatcgaaatgtaactgcagttgtgctgaaatttaactgcagttgtgttgaaatataacttcagtgtatatgaactgaaagtgaattgCGCGGAAGGAAGGttgtttcatctgtctgttttcattaatcaaaacgacgttgttttgattgtGGACcgcacgatataatttgcgatagGACTTCAACAATATACAATTCCATGTTTCTTTCAATTTGGTAGCATCTTTAATGgatctatatattattattgcagGAGATCCAAATCAGGTGGCACATCTTCTTGCATTTGATGGGTCAAATGAAAGGCTGCATTTGTTTGAAGCTGACTTGCTTGAAGAAAACTCTTTTGATCCTGCAATCAAGGGTTGTGATGGTGTTTTTCACACAGCATCACCTGTTACTTTTTCACCATTGGCTACTAAGGTCAACCTTCAACCTAGTTTTTCTTATAATGTTATAAATCTGTCATTCTGATCTTTGTGTTAATCTTTGTTGAAGGCCTTCAAACTAATCTCTATTTCCAAGTTTTTATCTTTATCCACTTCACTTTTTGTCTCGACctcttaatataattaatttttcctcATAATTTAGGCAGAACTAGTGGATCCTGCAGTAAAAGGGACACTAAATGTTCTTGGATCATGTGTGAGAACACCTTCGGTAAAAAGGGTAGTGGTGACATCCTCAACAGCTTCAATTTTGATCAAAGAAAACCCAATAAGTCCAGATGATGTGGTTGATGAAACTTGGTTTTCAGATAAAGAATATGTTGAGGAAAACAAGGTGCACATgtgtattagtgtatatatatgttcaatagTTAGAGTGATTAAAACATGTTAATctccattttggtccctcaattgttttcCAACTGTCAATGTATCCCCTAgatagttttcaatttcaaccaatttgattgttgaattgtttaaaatttcgtcaattaaaccctttcaaGGACAAAAATGGTGATTTCCACATTTTAAAGTTTTGGTCAATTTGACTCCTGAAAAtgtttaattgatgaaattttaaacaattcgaagatcaaatttattaaaattgaaaactaagGGCTACATTGACAGttgaaaaataattgagggaccaaaatattgattttcccaattaaaacaaaacacttttgtagtaattattaattaatgtgaGTTTTTAATCTTCATAGCAATGGTATATCTTGTCTAAAATCCTTGCTGAGGAAGCTGCATGGAAATATGCAAAGGAGAAAGGGATTGACATTGTCACATTGCACCCTTGTTGGGTAATTGGCCCTATGTTACAACCGAGACTTAGTTTAATTAATCAGTTGATTCTCGACCTCATAAAAGAAGGTAAATTTACTTCAGATAATCAATTTTAAGCATTATGATTAGCCTCAATGGAAAGTGATGAATGTGATCATCTCACACAGGAGTGGAATTTTCACCAGCTGGAAACTATAGATTTATTGATGTTAGAGATGTTGCAAATGCTCATATACATGCATTTGAGCTACCTTCTGCAAGTGGAAGATATTGTTTGATTGGGGTAACAGTGCACTCTTCCAAGGCTTTGAAGATTATAGGCAAGCTTTACCCTTCTCTTGCCCTTCCTGACAAGTAAGCTAGGTTTTCATATTAGGACTAATTGTTTgtgtgatttatttattttgtttttatatattatcatgtTCTTAATTATGTAAGAAAAGGATAACtagaaataacaaaaacaaaattattgattttttgttttattattttggtGATAGATATAAAGAAGATTTGCTTATAGCACCAAGCTACCAAGTATCACAAGAAAAGGCAAAACAGTTGGGCATCACCTTGACCTCTTTGGAAGTGAGCCTTAGGGACACTgttgaaagtttaaaagataaaaacttCCTCAACTTCTAAGAGCATTGGCACAATGGAAatattaagagttaataccatctaagatcctccgagtatagtggtttaGTCACATTTaatcttaaacttttaaattacaaattgttATTATCTGTGATCTAAGTTAACCACTTAAGGTCCttaaactatcaaattttaatcacACATGGtcactatcaaattttaaccactcaTGGTCCTTACAAGATGACCGTGGatggttaaattttaaaaattgaaggacAATGGGTGGTAAACTTAGACCAcaaatggtaacaatttgaaagtcaaaggaccacaagtactaatttgaaaatttagaacTAAACGTGGCTAAATCACTATACTCGAAGGACGCCATATGGCATTAACtcaaaatattaaatcttcaacTCAGCCTTCCTCGTCCACTCACAATCCTTATATCATAGACAGGGattcacagtgcactgtggaccctggtacATGAGTATGTGTCTTATAttgtgaatttttgtgtcttatattttgaaattatgtactttaagagtatgaatacctaaaatcaattagtaattatgtcttatattatgaatttatatatcttgtattgtaaaattttgtgcctatgaacacaaattatgtacctaaattatatttaaaaataagtaaatatgtacatgtgtcttatgttgtgattttttgtgtcttttattatgaaattttatactttACGAGTATAGATTTTATATCTCGTCGTTTTAATCCAAAATCCATAACAATAtgtggaccctgatccatgatataaattgccatccACACAGCTCCTCTCTCTTTGTAGCAAAGAAATCTGACAATTTGAGGTTCTTGCACTGTAACCTCAGCTCCTTTCTGCtagctttattattattattattattattattattatatgttgtcTAATGGGAAAAGGGAGTAAGTGGCAGACAACTTCTAtccccttttttaaaaaataaaaaataaaaaattgttttatatataaatggaGAAGTTGTTTATGGTGCTCATCAATACTAGTGACTCTTACCAGGTACAAGTCAAAAAATGGAAAAGACTATAGATTTGTACAGGTTTATACCGAATACTATGATGCTAATAACGCCATTGTACAGATACAAACTCAAACAGTACTTCTCTATTCACTTTGTGAGAcagtgataatatatatatatatatatatatatatatatatatatatatatatatatatatatatatagaggatcgCGTTCAAGTGCGTATTGgctgcccaggagagaactgcggacaaatcgcagcgcgccacgtgtccggaatgtagttgcacctaacgttataactaggtgcacccatgtacataaatgttaacaagtgcataaatattaacaaggtaaattacttgcacttgtaagtgaaaataggtgcgcacgtgcaagtaaaatgtacaatgagcatcaatattaagtgcaacaatgttataactaggtgcacctaatgttataactaggtgcacataagtgcatgaatgttaacaaagtaaattacttgcacaagttcaagtaaaatgtattgcagatgcaggtaaaatgtattacaggtgcaagtaaattgtacactgagcatcaatactaagtgcacctaatattataactaggtgcacctaatgttataattaggtgcacctagcaAGTTGCACCAGGtgtatgaatattaacaaggtaaattacttggatttgcaagtgaaaatatttgcgaaaataggtgcataaatattaacaaggtaaattacttgcacttgtaagtgaaaatatgtgcgaaaataggtgcacttgtaagtgagactaggtgcaccaaagtttcagttatttacgaaaatgccaccgcgtcattttttaaaaattgcatctgattcgttgatctggacacgtggacggctgtggagcgttctcattccCTACTTGGGCGGTAGTTCACACGGGAGtgcacccatatatatatatatatatatatatatatataaattcaaatgtggccgtgcATTTCGTGCTgtcggtgcggtttacaccactatgtatacaaatatacaccactcaatgttagaaaatgcaccacaatgaaaatacacaaaaaaacaacaaaaaatacaccacacctaaaataacattgagtggtgcggtcgcactgaccgcacgttaaggcgcggccacacctgattatgcctctatatatatatatatatatatatatatatatatatatatatatatggacaggTTTAGGTGTGGAAGAAGTTTCAGGTGCGGTTAGATCTGaaccgttgatcaaatctagatcaacggctcaaatcaatgaaattttaaaaaaaaacgcgaGTCTAGAAAGAAGAAgcataagataaaattgatgCACATTAAGTAATAGAAACACGCATCTTAAGTGTTagaacaacgcaccttaagtgttaaaatggcgcaccttaagtctTAACATCGCACACCTTCAGTTTATAACAATGATGCATTT encodes:
- the LOC116030088 gene encoding cinnamoyl-CoA reductase 1-like, with translation MSGEGKAVCVTGGSGFIASWLVKHLLLRGYTVHSTVLNLRDPNQVAHLLAFDGSNERLHLFEADLLEENSFDPAIKGCDGVFHTASPVTFSPLATKAELVDPAVKGTLNVLGSCVRTPSVKRVVVTSSTASILIKENPISPDDVVDETWFSDKEYVEENKQWYILSKILAEEAAWKYAKEKGIDIVTLHPCWVIGPMLQPRLSLINQLILDLIKEGVEFSPAGNYRFIDVRDVANAHIHAFELPSASGRYCLIGVTVHSSKALKIIGKLYPSLALPDKYKEDLLIAPSYQVSQEKAKQLGITLTSLEVSLRDTVESLKDKNFLNF